GGGCCGGGTCGGGTCCCTTTTTCGGAATGTCTCCGCACCCGCCCAAGACTCCCAGGGATAATACGGCTGCCAGCAAAAATCCCGTACGATTCATTCCGAACGCTCCCAAATTAAGGTGATACTGAAATCATTCTGACAGTTTGACATCATCGAGTCCGATGCTCCCATAGCCTTCTTTTGAAGGAACCAAACCGGTATTGCAACCCGTTGGGTCGAGCATCTGGTGTTATTGTAAATCCAAGGTGACAAAGCGGCCACCGGGTGTCGTTAACGCATCCATGGTGACATGCTCTCACCGCTGGTCATCAGCGGATCAAGGGTGACCAGGAGGGGTCTGACCCATCCAGGCCTTTTTCCAATGGCACCAGCCTCTCATTATGGCCCGTGAGATCGATGGTGTAAAGTCGAGTGTGGTTGCCATTTTGTCGGGAGAAGAGGATCACCCGACCATTGGGGGACCAGGTGGGGGATTCATCCATCCAGGAGTTGGTCAATACTTTGGTGTGGCGGCCTTCGGGATCGGTGGTGGCGATGCGAAAATGGCCGCTGCCCCCTTTGACAAAGGCGATTTTATCTCCCCGGGGAGACCAGGAGGGGGCGGCGTTGTAGCGGCCATCAAAGGTGATCCGTTGGGGGTTGCCGCCATCGGAGTCCATCACATAAAGCTGGGGAGAGCCCGCCCGATTGGAGTTGAAGACGATTCGGGATCCTTTCGGAGACCAGGAGGGAGAGGTATCGATGCCCCGGTGTTTGGTGAGGCGGGTGAGCCGTTTGTTTTTAAGATCCCGAATATAAATTTCGGAGTTGCCGTCCTTGGTGAGGGTCATGGCCATCTTGCGACCGTCCGGAGACCAGGAGGGGGCGCTGTTGAGCCCTTTATAGTTGCCCTGTTGATAGCGCTTGCCGGTATAAAGATCCCAACGAAAAATCCGGGGCATGCCGGTTTCGTAGGAGAGATAAAAAAGCCGCTTGCCATCCGGAGAAAAGCGGGGAGTCAACACCAGGGATTTGCCCTTGGTCAAATCAATCCGGTTGGCCCCGTCCTGATCCATCAACGCCAGCCATTTGTTTTGACCCTTCTGGGCGATAAAGGCGATTCGGGAGGTAAAATAGGGCTTTTCCCCCGTCACCCGGGTATAGATTTCATCCGCCACCCGGTGGGCCACGTGGCGCCAATCCTCCAGGGGAGCTGTAAAGCGTTTGCCCTTGCCCAGCATATTTCCCTGAAAGACATCGTGGATGAAAAAATTGACCGCAAGCTGCTTGTTTTCCTTCTTGATTGCCCCATAAATCAGCACTTCGGAGCCGATCAGCCGCCAATCCCGGTAGCGGGGCCCCATGCGCCACAGGGAGGTGGAATCCTGGAGAAATCCCCCCGGATCCTTCAGCTGAAAGAGCCCGGAATGGCCCAGATCGTCGGCAATCACCTGGGTGATGGCGCGGCTTTTTTGATCAGCGGCCTGGGGGGTTCCGTCAGCCCCCAGGTTGATGATCACCGGCAGGGCAATGGGAATCGCCTGCTGCCCCCCCTTGGTGATATCGATCTGTAACCCCGCCTGAGCGGGATGGATGGCTCCAAGAACGGCACACATCACCATCAACCGGAAGAGTATCCCGCTTAGCCGGGTAGTGGATCCTGGTCGGGTGGTGTGCCCTGGAAATGGATAAAAATGGACCATTTTTCCTCAACTTTTCGAGTGAGCAATCACACAAGAGACCTGGTAACGATAGCCCACCAAGCCCAAGGGAGCCAAGGCGCTTTCAGGGAAATCCGCCCTCTTTTTGCTGCTGAACGGTGGCCGGTATGGGAAAAGGGAGAGCCCATCGGTTTGATTCATGGGTGACATCAAACTCAGTCGGGTTCGGGACGGAAGGTGAAAACCAGCTCCCGACACTCCATGCACCCCCGGGGAGGGGCGGATAAATTGGTGGTTTTGCGAATGGCGCGCAGCACCGAGGCATCGAAGGTTTTGTTGCCCGAAGAGCCCACCACCCGGGGAGATTTCAAGGTGCCGTCCGGCCCCACCCGTACATGGACCGTCACCGCCAGATCCGCTTCATTTAAAAATCCCCCCTTTTTGTTCCAGTTGTCCCGCACCCGGGTCTGGATGGTCTTTTGCCACATGGCGATCTCCAGCCGGGAGGCCCGGGGGGCACTCAAGGGGAGGGAGGTGGCATTGGTGGCGCTGGTGGTCTTGGCTCCCGGGGTATGCTTGGCAATGGCCTTGGCCAGATCAAAGCCGGAAGGCTCTTTTTTCTTGGGCTTCGGCTTTTGAGCGGCTGTTTCCACTTTGGGCGCTGGTGGATCCGGTTTTTTGGCGACCTCTTTGGGTTTCGCTTTGGGCTTGGCCTTGGGCTTGGCTTTGGGCGTGGCCTTGGGGGCTGGCGCAGGCTTGGCCTTGGCCTTTGGCTTGGGCTTTTCAACCGGTTTGATTTTTTTGGGCTCCGGCTTGGAAGGCGGTGGCGGTATCGCTTCTGGCCGGGCGATGGGCTCGGGTGGAGGCGGCGGGGGAGGGGCCTTGGCCGCAGGCGGAGGCTCAACCTTCTTGGGCGCTGGGGGGTCCACCTTGGGGGCAGGAACCGGGGCTTGTGCCTGAGGTGGGGGTTTGTCCGGCAGAGGGCCCAGACTCACCGTCATCACCGGGGTGATTTCCGGCT
The sequence above is a segment of the Magnetococcales bacterium genome. Coding sequences within it:
- a CDS encoding TonB C-terminal domain-containing protein, producing MFARSTLIWSLAAHTLFLAVAFFAPAPHFKPEITPVMTVSLGPLPDKPPPQAQAPVPAPKVDPPAPKKVEPPPAAKAPPPPPPPEPIARPEAIPPPPSKPEPKKIKPVEKPKPKAKAKPAPAPKATPKAKPKAKPKAKPKEVAKKPDPPAPKVETAAQKPKPKKKEPSGFDLAKAIAKHTPGAKTTSATNATSLPLSAPRASRLEIAMWQKTIQTRVRDNWNKKGGFLNEADLAVTVHVRVGPDGTLKSPRVVGSSGNKTFDASVLRAIRKTTNLSAPPRGCMECRELVFTFRPEPD
- the tolB gene encoding Tol-Pal system protein TolB, yielding MCAVLGAIHPAQAGLQIDITKGGQQAIPIALPVIINLGADGTPQAADQKSRAITQVIADDLGHSGLFQLKDPGGFLQDSTSLWRMGPRYRDWRLIGSEVLIYGAIKKENKQLAVNFFIHDVFQGNMLGKGKRFTAPLEDWRHVAHRVADEIYTRVTGEKPYFTSRIAFIAQKGQNKWLALMDQDGANRIDLTKGKSLVLTPRFSPDGKRLFYLSYETGMPRIFRWDLYTGKRYQQGNYKGLNSAPSWSPDGRKMAMTLTKDGNSEIYIRDLKNKRLTRLTKHRGIDTSPSWSPKGSRIVFNSNRAGSPQLYVMDSDGGNPQRITFDGRYNAAPSWSPRGDKIAFVKGGSGHFRIATTDPEGRHTKVLTNSWMDESPTWSPNGRVILFSRQNGNHTRLYTIDLTGHNERLVPLEKGLDGSDPSWSPLIR